AGAACTGAAGTGCCGTCTTTGAAAGGACTTTTTCTGCCTGAAATAACGTTGCCATTATCATTCTCCTTGCACGGAACTCTTGGCAACCCGGAGTGCTGATCGAGTTCCTGTGCTTCGGTTGAGTCATAGTATCGGATGACAATCAAATTGCGCAATTCAGCGAAGATGCTCAGCATGTGCTCGTCGAGCTGATGATCATTCTTTGCGACGACGGAGAGTATCCAAATCCTGCATCGATCCTCGTCTCCCAACGGAGATGGCGCCTTGTAGAAGATGGCACTCAGGTTATTCATTCCTGCGATTGTCTCATCGATTCGAAGTTCAAAGATGTCCAGCGCCTGCAATTCTTGAATCTGTTGTCATTCCAGAACCGTCGTTCCATAGCTCTCGCTTGCATCTGGAAAGTGCGCTAGCAGCGCTAAGTGATGTTCGAGCGCAAGACGGTCTCGAGCGGCCGTCAGAAGCTCGGCAATCCGGCTAATTGCTGTGGGAGTTGGAACCACCCAAAACCGACCGAATCTGTTGATGCTTTCCATCGCGTGGACACCTCCATGATTTGCCGATTGGTGTCGTCGCCGGATTGCCCGTTGGTATCACACAATCGACCGTCCTACAAGACGATTATCACATAATATGCAGAGTTGGCAATTAAATAATCTATGAATATTTCAAAAATGCCCGCAGCGACGCACTGGGGAGTGTATCTGTTGATGTTTGTTGGGGGCCAAGGTTCAAGTGGTGATTTGAATCACTTTCGCCTGCAGTCTGGGGACTGCAGCGGTGTGCCGGAGAAACACTGCGGGGGGTGGTGATCTGATTGTCGGTGATGTCAGGTTGGTGGACTGTAACCGATTTGTATTAAGTCAGTTGCGTCGGAAATTTTTGGGCCTGTCGAGGGTTGGCATGGGCTTTGTATTGCGGCCTTCCAACGGGTGCAATCAATCCATTTCTTGCGGAGGCTGGCATGAGTCATTCGACCGAACCGCGATCACCGATCCTGCGATTTCTGAATGCGTTCTTTCAGGAGGAGAACATCAAGTGGATCCTGGGAATTGGGGTCTGCATTCTGCTGGGGTCGTCGTTGAGACTCGTCACGATGCACTGGAACGAGTGCACGCCGGTTTGGAAGTATTTGATTCTGTTGGGGTACACCGGGATCGTCTTTCCCCTGGGTGAACTCAGCTACCACAAGCTGGGGCTGCGGAAGACGGGGACGGTGCTGCTGGCTTTGACCGTGCTGCTGATCCCGCTCAGTTTTCTGGCACTGCACTGGGTGCGGCCGCACGAAGTCACGTCGACGTTTGATCTGGTCCACAACACCAGTTTGGCGGGGCTGCTTGCCCTGAATCTGTTGTGGAGTTCGTTTGCGGCACACCGCATCTTCCGACATTTTCTGCGTGACGTGCAGCCGACCTTTCTGGTGTCGTACCTGTTGCTGTGCGTGGCGGGGGCGGTGGTTCCTGGTTTACCGACGGCCTGGGCACCGGTTCTGACGCTATTCCTGTGGGCCGTGTTTACGGCGGGAACCGTCAAGGTGAATCGCCATGTGTTCTGGATGACCGAAGAGCATCGTCTGCCGCGGATCTTTGGTTTCTTCCCGATTCTGCTACTGGGGGCTCAGTTTGCCGTTGTCCTGGTGTTTGGGCTGGCCGGACATCTGACTCTGGCCTGGATGGGATTTCTCTGCACTCTGATCGCACTGCCGATTTTGTTAACCGCCGATACGGTGGCCCGAGTGTTTGAGCAACGCACGGGCGGATTGGTAAGACCAATTCCTTGGAGCATCAGTGGTCCGCTGATGTTGGGAATCATCTTTTGCGTGGCGGGTGTCATGCTCGCCTTGACGGCATTCCCGGCGAGCGGAGCCGTGGTGCCGACGGCGGCGATTGCGGCCGTGATCATGGCCGTGGTGGCACGGAGGACCCAGAAGGCGGCCTTCGTTTGGGGGATGGTGTTGTGTGTCATGGCCTGTTATCAGACCAGTCCGGTGTTCTTCAAAGAGCTGGTTCTGCAGGTGCGTGATCAGGCGGCCGCGGCCGTTCATGAGGCCCGATTGCCGTACGCCTTTTACGGTTTGACGTATGGGCCGCTGATCGTGGTGTTTTCAGTGATCGCCCATATGCTGCGGCGTCGCGGGGTGTCGTTGTTTGCCGCACCGCTACGACAGACCGCGTGCGGACTGAGTTTGATTCTGCTGGCGGTTTCGTTCACGCATCCGTCTGCGATTTTGCCGGTGTCGTTGGTGATCTGTCCGATGTTCTGTGTCCAGCTCGTGCTGTTCCGACAACGGCTGTTGTTGATTCCTGTGGCGATTGCGTTTCTCGCGGGGGCGTATGGTCTACCCCTGTTCTGCGAGCGGATCTATGACGTTCCCGTCTCGATGGAACTGGCGCTCCTGATTTGGACCGCGGCCGCGGGATTGTTGCTGTTGCCTGGAGCTCTCGTGGATCGGTGGAGTCGTTCCGTTCCCGCGCCCGTAGGTCATGTGATTCCGCATTTCGTTGTGGACAACGTCTGTCAGCTCTTCAGTCTGATTGCGACCTTGGGGGTTTCGATCCTGTGGATCGTCCAGATTCATCGTCATTGGCCATGGTTGGAAGGAATTTCCGGTTTGCTGCTTGCCGGGGTGATCGCAGGTTTGCTGGTCTGTCATGCATTGCGCTGGGTGAACTCGTTGTTGGCGGAATGGTCGCTGGTCTACGTCACCTACTTTGCGTGGACCTGGATACAACCATCCCCCGCGACAGAGAATTCATTCGTCAACTCCACCATGTTTCTGTTGGGGGCGCAGTGGCTCTTGAGCTATCTGCTGGAGCGATGTCCCGAGACACGAATGGCACGGACGTACGCTCGTCCTCTGACCAACGTCAGCTTCTACGGGATGGGGATCCTCTTCGCCCTATCGGGCTGCCGCTGGATCTTGGCGCACATCGCGCCCGTGACTGTGCCGCTGACGACGGGTTTGGTACTCCTGGCATGGTCCTTTGATGCCGCGCGGCGCTTTCAACGGTATCGACTGGCAACGGTGGCCTGGTTCGGATTGCTGCTCTTCTGCAGCAGCGTCATGGCGGATCGGTACCGACTCTCTGATCTCGGTTCCTGGCTGGTCGTCTGGACGCTTGCGGGATATGGGCTGCTTACTGTCCAGCAGATTCTTCAACGCGTTCTGCGATGGGATGACGATGGGACGTTCGACGGAGTGTCCGCTCGTTTGCCCGAATTTCACCGAGGGATTCAGGTTTGTCTGCTTCCCCTTTCCGTGATCCTGCCAGCGCTATTCCTGCTGGTCACGGTCGCCAGTCTTCTGGTTCTTGACTGGCCGCATCGTCTGGCCGGGGGGCTGGCCTTGGGCGGGATGGTGATGCTGCGGCAGTGTCGCATGGGGTTCAGTGTGTTCGCCCTGTTCTGGCCGCTCTTGAACTGGTCTTTACTGGCGACGGTCATGACGGCGCTCGTGCCTGAAAGTCGATCGATCTTCGGGCTGACGCCGGCGGATCTGAAAGCCTGCGGTTTGCCGCTGGCGATGTCTGCCGCGATTAGTGTCTGGTTCTTCGAATGGACGGCGCCGCGAAAGCTGGTGTCCCATCTCGCCATTCTGGGGACTCATCAGCTGTTGCTCGTTGTGACCTCGCTTTCGCTGCTCGCCGGAGCGTTGACCTGGTACGCACCGGGAACGTGGTCGACGGTGGATCTGATTTATGTCGCTGTGGCGGGAGTCTGTCTGACGGGTTGTACGTTGATGATTGCGATTCGGTCGCAAGTGGTCGAGCACGTCTGGTCGGCTCAGCTTGCGCTGTTCGGATCGCTGGTCTATCTGGGTGTGGCTGCCGCCTGGCCGTTGACCGATCCGGCGTTGGGTTACGTGTGCCTCCTGGCGGGACTGATCTTTTGGTCGGTGGGAGCCCTGTCGGAATCCTCCTCGCGATACGGCATTCTGTCGATTCCCTTTCGAAAGACAGGGTACTGGCTGCCGCTGGGAGTTGTCCCCTTGGCTCTTTACCGTCAGGTGGCGGGATTCGAAACGACATTGGCGGGGCTCAATAGTCTGCCGTTGCTGGGGGCGGCGGGGTTCTATTTCTGGCGAGGTATCGAGCGGCGACACCCAGGAACGCTGATCCTGTCTGCGGTGATTCTGAATCTGTCGACGGCTTTGTTGTTCCGTGAATTGAGCTGGACCGATCCGCAACTGTTCCTGATCCCAATCGGAATCTGCATCCTGGGTTTGATGGAGCTGCTACAGCAGGAGGTTCCTGCGAGTTACCACGACCGATTGAGGACGCTTGGTGCACTGGTGATTCTGGTTTCGCCAACCTTCCACATCGTGACCGGCAGTTGGGTTCACATTCTCTCGTTGATGGTTCTGTCGGTCGTCGTCGGACTATTGGCGATTGGACTGCGCATCCGCGTGTTGCTTTACACCAGCCAGGCATTTTTGCTGGCAGACCTGGTGTCGCTGGTCGTTCGTGGTTCGGTCGATCAACCCAATTTGCTGTGGATCGTGGGTGTCGCGTTTGGAGCGGCCGTGATCACGCTGGGAGCGATCTGTGAGAACCACCGCGAGACGGTGTTGAGTCGCCTGCGGGGTATCGCCGCCGAGATGGAAACGTGGCGGTGAGTGGTGAGGGGGCCCGCGATTTGGCCGTACTCAGTTCCTGCCATTCCCTCGTTTTTCCTCTCGTTGCCAAGCTCCCGCTTGGCAACGCTTCCTACACAAAGGAAATGGGGGTTAGGAACGCTGAGAACATTTCTGTTGGGCGGATAAAGAGATCGTAAGAGGCGTTACCAAGCGGGAACTTGGTAACGAGGAAAAAGCACCCTCCAGCTAAAGCTTGGTAACGAGGGAATGGAATGCAATGAGTCGTGAGGGGTCACGTACTCACTCACTGCCAGTGAGTCTTTTCTGAGTGATTGTCATCGCAATCTGGCAGCTTGCGTGCTTTTTGAAAGTCGAGGCAATTATGTGTTGGATGGAACGTTTTTCTCTGATCATGCGATCCAGTTTCACGGTGATTTCGGAGAGGTTTGAGAATCCCGAGCGGATGCTGCATCAACTGCTGATCGATATGGATGAAGAGTTGGAGACGGTGCGTCGCAGTGTGGCGGAAGCGCTTGCCGATGAGATTCAGCTTCGTAAAAAGATGGAGGCGGCGCGATTGGAACGCGACCAGTGGCTGACACGTGCAAAGTCGGCGATTGATCGAAAAGATGAAAAATCCGCCGAGGCCGCTTTGCAGCAAAAGCTGTACGCTGCCGAACGTGCCGAAGAGTTGTCGAAAGAGTATGAACGACAGCAACAGCAGACACGGAAGCTGCGCGATTCCGTACGCGATCTGGAAG
The window above is part of the Schlesneria paludicola DSM 18645 genome. Proteins encoded here:
- a CDS encoding PspA/IM30 family protein, which encodes MERFSLIMRSSFTVISERFENPERMLHQLLIDMDEELETVRRSVAEALADEIQLRKKMEAARLERDQWLTRAKSAIDRKDEKSAEAALQQKLYAAERAEELSKEYERQQQQTRKLRDSVRDLEEKIRQARQRQTLLLARVTRADSARRINAVLDRTGKQSAFAQFQRMEAKVDRAEALAEAYDRMDGRDPDVEELERQFAEQQRAETLRQELETLRQTMGSGDSAP